The following coding sequences lie in one Tichowtungia aerotolerans genomic window:
- a CDS encoding YkgJ family cysteine cluster protein gives MTAETTERSFICQRCGTCCRWPGHVLLTDGDISRMAAATGLSEEDFIEQYTVLASNRRQLSLTEYEDGRCVFLTDEGCAFYDARPEQCRNFPHTWRVAEGCPALEAMDKSTLKR, from the coding sequence CAGCAGAAACAACAGAGCGTTCATTTATATGTCAGCGATGCGGCACCTGCTGCCGCTGGCCGGGGCATGTGCTGCTCACAGACGGGGATATTTCCCGCATGGCCGCGGCCACCGGATTGAGCGAGGAAGACTTTATTGAACAGTATACCGTGCTGGCGTCCAATCGGCGCCAATTGAGCCTGACGGAGTATGAGGACGGGCGGTGTGTCTTTCTGACGGATGAGGGCTGCGCTTTTTATGATGCCCGGCCGGAGCAGTGCCGCAATTTCCCGCATACGTGGCGTGTTGCCGAGGGATGTCCGGCTTTGGAGGCCATGGACAAATCTACGCTTAAGCGTTGA
- the fabZ gene encoding 3-hydroxyacyl-ACP dehydratase FabZ → MPTLEASEILKILPHRYPFMLVDRIIECDDEKRIVGIKNLTFNELFFQGHFPGQPVMPGVLQMEAMAQVAGILLNRMFGGEGKISYFAAIDNARFRRPVVPGDQLRMEIEIIKAKPRLSKVHAKAFVDDQLASSADLMFSSAG, encoded by the coding sequence ATGCCGACACTTGAAGCCAGTGAAATTTTAAAGATTCTGCCGCATCGCTATCCGTTCATGCTCGTTGACCGCATCATTGAATGCGACGACGAAAAGCGGATTGTTGGAATCAAAAACCTCACCTTTAACGAGCTGTTTTTTCAGGGCCATTTCCCCGGCCAGCCGGTGATGCCCGGCGTTTTGCAGATGGAGGCCATGGCGCAGGTGGCTGGAATTCTGCTGAACCGCATGTTCGGCGGCGAAGGCAAAATCTCCTATTTTGCAGCCATCGACAACGCCCGCTTCCGCCGTCCGGTGGTGCCCGGCGACCAGCTTCGTATGGAAATTGAAATCATCAAGGCCAAGCCCCGCCTGTCCAAGGTGCACGCAAAAGCCTTTGTCGACGACCAGCTCGCCTCGT